Within the Nocardioides humi genome, the region TCTCGACTTAGTCCACTACCCTTAGTCCATGACTGCTGTCGTCGTCAACGTCCATGAGGCCAAGACGAACCTCTCCCGGATCCTTGCGCGGGTCGAGGCAGGCGAGGAGATCATCATCGCCCGGGGCGGCAAGCCTGTCGCCCGGCTCGAGCCGTTCACGGCGCCCGAGATCCGGCTCGGATTTCTCGACCTCCCCGCGATTCCCGACGAGTTCTTCGCGCCGCTCGCCGACGAGGAGCTCGCCGCGTGGGGCCTGTGAGCCTGCTGCTGGACACGCACGCCTTCTACTGGTGCGTACGCCGGGACAGCCAGGTTCCCGAGGACGTGCGTACCGCCCTCCAAGAGGCGCCACGGCGGGTCGTCTCCGATGTCTCGGCGTTCGAGGTCTCCCTCAAGGTGCGACTGGGCACGTTCCCGGGCGCGGTGGTTCTGCGCGATCGCTGGGTCGAGGCCCGGGCCCAACTACCGGCACTCGCGTTACCGGTGACGACGACGCATGCGTTGCTGGCCGGGTCGCTCGACTGGGACCATCGCGATCCGTTCGATCGACTGCTCGCCGCGCAGGCGCTCTCGGAGAACCTCACCCTCGTCACCGCCGACGAG harbors:
- a CDS encoding type II toxin-antitoxin system Phd/YefM family antitoxin, whose product is MTAVVVNVHEAKTNLSRILARVEAGEEIIIARGGKPVARLEPFTAPEIRLGFLDLPAIPDEFFAPLADEELAAWGL
- a CDS encoding type II toxin-antitoxin system VapC family toxin, yielding MSLLLDTHAFYWCVRRDSQVPEDVRTALQEAPRRVVSDVSAFEVSLKVRLGTFPGAVVLRDRWVEARAQLPALALPVTTTHALLAGSLDWDHRDPFDRLLAAQALSENLTLVTADEAFASLSGLSLLRW